The Calliphora vicina chromosome 3, idCalVici1.1, whole genome shotgun sequence genome contains a region encoding:
- the LOC135955201 gene encoding regulation of nuclear pre-mRNA domain-containing protein 1B, whose amino-acid sequence MSAFTEVAFLKKLAELNSSQQSIQTLSLWLIHHRKHHASIVKTWLKELQNVPEAKKLTFMYLANDVIQNSKKKGPEYGKEYANVLPKAFSHIGESCKSDKLFGSLGRILKIWEERGVYEPKAITEYRNRLNREHGKVSTPTAATSATKETVEEKREVKRKHDEPKAKSKKSRVSPTEETKSSAVVSELNGNGDESPYLPLGEPPEPDELVKALISIENSASSDAVVRERIANLPPEISEISCLAKLEDKDAAKNLATQVNEAVELLNDYNSRLSAEMEERTKLTSMLRDFQAEQKELLVQAENRLEEYKKKLQKVLAVQKEIRDHLSNLPDLTQLPDVTGGLAPLPSAGDLFNIH is encoded by the exons atgtCGGCTTTTACTGAAGtggcatttttgaaaaaattggctGAATTGAATTCTAGCCAACAAAGCATACAAACATTATCCTTGTGGTTAATACATCATCGTAAACATCATGCCAGCATTGTGAAAACATGGTTAAAGGAATTACAAAATG taCCGGAGGCGAAGAAGTTAACCTTCATGTATCTGGCCAATGATGTTatacaaaatagtaaaaagaaAGGTCCCGAATATGGCAAAGAATATGCCAATGTCTTGCCTAAAGCATTTTCCCATATTGGTGAAAGTTGCAAATCCGATAAACTTTTCGGTAGTTTAGGACGCATACTGAAAATATGGGAAGAACGTGGTGTTTATGAGCCCAAAGCTATTACCGAGTATCGTAATCGTCTTAATAGGGAGCATGGAAAAGTATCGACTCCAACTGCTGCTACCTCAGCTACCAAAGAAACTGTGGAGGAGAAGCGTGAGGTGAAACGTAAACACGATGAGCCTAaagcaaaatcgaaaaaatcacGTGTCTCGCCCACCGAGGAAACCAAATCATCAGCCGTTGTGTCTGAGCTGAATGGTAATGGTGACGAAAGTCCCTACTTGCCCTTGGGTGAACCACCAGAACCAGATGAGCTAGTCAAGGCTTTAATAAGTATAGAAAATTCTGCTTCAAGTGATGCTGTGGTAAGGGAACGCATAGCAAATTTACCGCCGGAAATATCAGAAATTAGCTGTTTGGCTAAATTGGAGGATAAGGATGCAGCCAAAAATTTGGCTACTCAG gTCAATGAAGCAGTTGAACTTTTAAATGACTACAATTCCCGTTTATCAGCTGAAATGGAAGAACGTACTAAGTTGACATCAATGTTAAGAGATTTTCAAGCTGAACAAAAGGAATTATTGGTTCAAGCTGAAAATCGTTTAGAG gAATATAAAAAGAAACTGCAAAAAGTGTTGGCCGTACAAAAGGAAATACGCGACCATCTTTCCAATCTACCTGATTTAACACAATTACCCGATGTAACTGGTGGCTTAGCACCATTACCTTCGGCTGGTGATTTATTCAATATACATTGA